The following proteins are encoded in a genomic region of Candidatus Krumholzibacteriia bacterium:
- the rpsK gene encoding 30S ribosomal protein S11, with translation MAGPNRSSKKLKIDPVGVVHIKSSFNNTIITVTNRKGEVQAWASSGTAGFKGSRKSTPFAAQLAAEKVVREAMNAGLRSCEIHLKGPGPGREAAIRSVHATGIEVTGIRDKTSMPHNGCRPTKRRRN, from the coding sequence ATGGCTGGACCTAACAGGTCTTCCAAAAAACTGAAGATTGATCCGGTGGGCGTGGTTCACATCAAGTCCAGTTTCAACAACACCATCATTACGGTGACAAACCGCAAGGGAGAAGTGCAGGCCTGGGCCAGTTCTGGAACCGCAGGTTTCAAGGGAAGTCGCAAGAGTACTCCCTTTGCCGCACAGCTCGCTGCCGAGAAAGTGGTTCGCGAAGCGATGAACGCAGGGCTTCGCAGTTGCGAGATTCATCTGAAGGGCCCCGGGCCAGGCAGGGAAGCCGCGATTCGCTCGGTTCACGCGACCGGGATTGAGGTCACCGGAATCCGGGACAAGACCAGTATGCCGCACAACGGTTGCCGCCCCACGAAGCGGCGCAGGAACTAA
- the rpsM gene encoding 30S ribosomal protein S13: MARIQGVDLPAQKRIVVALTYIFGVGRSTSESILSATGIDESIRVKDLTEEQNALLRDEINKPEYKTEGTLRTENSMSIKRLMDIGCYRGLRHRKGLPARGQRTKTNARTRKGPKARPGGKKK; this comes from the coding sequence TTGGCTCGAATTCAAGGTGTAGACCTGCCCGCTCAGAAACGGATCGTGGTTGCCCTGACCTACATTTTCGGGGTTGGACGCTCGACCAGTGAGTCGATTCTGTCGGCGACGGGAATCGACGAGAGCATCCGGGTGAAGGATCTGACCGAGGAACAGAATGCCCTGCTCCGCGATGAGATCAACAAGCCCGAATACAAGACGGAGGGAACTCTTCGGACCGAGAACTCCATGAGCATCAAGCGACTGATGGACATCGGTTGCTATCGTGGCCTTCGGCACCGCAAGGGACTTCCGGCGCGCGGGCAGCGCACCAAAACAAATGCACGCACGCGCAAGGGCCCCAAGGCTCGCCCGGGCGGCAAAAAGAAGTAG
- the rpmJ gene encoding 50S ribosomal protein L36: MKVRASVKPICDSCKVIRRKGIVRIICKKNPRHKQRQG, from the coding sequence ATGAAAGTACGTGCCTCAGTGAAACCGATTTGTGACAGCTGCAAGGTGATTCGCCGCAAGGGGATTGTGCGTATCATCTGCAAGAAAAATCCGCGGCACAAGCAACGCCAAGGTTGA
- the infA gene encoding translation initiation factor IF-1: MVKQGAISVEGTVLEALSNAMFRVELENNHTVLAHVAGKMRMHLIRILPGDKVTVELSPYDLTRGRIVYRYK; this comes from the coding sequence ATGGTAAAACAGGGAGCAATTTCGGTAGAGGGAACCGTGCTGGAAGCCTTGAGCAATGCGATGTTTCGTGTAGAGCTTGAGAACAACCATACGGTCCTTGCCCACGTGGCTGGCAAGATGCGGATGCACCTGATTCGTATTCTTCCCGGTGACAAGGTCACGGTCGAGCTTTCGCCCTATGACCTGACTCGTGGGAGAATTGTCTACCGTTACAAGTAG
- the map gene encoding type I methionyl aminopeptidase, whose protein sequence is MIIRKTPEQIEKMNVAGTVLRRSLNAAGEAMAAGVRTRELDELIRGVIEAAGARPAFKGYMGFPANSCISVNEAVVHGIPDDRKLRDGDLVSIDVGVELDGFMADSARTFLLGDVSPENRRLVEVTRRSLEKGLEQCHPGRRVGDISHAVQITVEAHGFSVVRELVGHGIGENLHEDPQIPNFGPPGRGPVLEAGMVFAIEPMVNAGTDRVRTLKDEWTVVTADGKFSAHEEHTVAITEKGPKILTLLD, encoded by the coding sequence GTGATAATACGCAAGACGCCAGAGCAGATCGAAAAGATGAACGTTGCGGGAACAGTCCTGCGGCGCTCCCTGAATGCCGCAGGCGAGGCCATGGCGGCTGGTGTCCGGACCAGGGAGTTGGATGAACTGATTCGCGGAGTGATTGAAGCCGCGGGCGCGCGCCCGGCCTTCAAGGGTTACATGGGTTTTCCCGCGAACAGTTGCATCTCCGTCAATGAGGCGGTGGTGCATGGGATCCCCGACGATCGCAAGCTCCGGGACGGGGATCTGGTAAGTATCGATGTCGGGGTTGAACTGGACGGATTCATGGCCGATTCAGCCCGGACCTTTCTCCTGGGGGACGTAAGCCCGGAGAATCGCCGTTTGGTCGAAGTGACCCGCCGAAGTCTGGAGAAAGGCCTTGAACAGTGCCATCCGGGTCGGCGAGTGGGAGACATCTCTCACGCAGTTCAGATCACCGTGGAAGCTCATGGCTTTTCCGTGGTTAGAGAACTGGTGGGGCACGGGATCGGGGAGAACCTTCATGAGGACCCCCAGATTCCGAACTTCGGGCCTCCGGGTCGCGGCCCGGTTCTGGAAGCCGGGATGGTCTTTGCCATTGAACCGATGGTCAATGCCGGGACCGACCGGGTTCGCACCCTGAAGGACGAGTGGACGGTGGTAACTGCTGACGGGAAGTTCTCTGCTCATGAGGAGCACACAGTTGCCATCACAGAGAAGGGCCCGAAAATACTGACGCTTCTGGATTAG
- a CDS encoding adenylate kinase, with amino-acid sequence MNLVFLGAPGSGKGTQAQLVRDRLELAHISTGDILRSEIDEGSELGLAARKVMEAGKLLSDEIILQMMRQRLMKEDCQGGWILDGFPRTLAQAEGLDGILEEAGLAMDLGILIQVRPEEVIQRLSERRTCRDCGKIFCGGDLVSEGEEVSEEGSCPVCEGTFYLRDDDRPETVRQRLEVFEAETAPVIDYFRDRDKVVEIDGSQPADLVSDAILSILRDRFAAQS; translated from the coding sequence ATGAATCTGGTTTTTCTTGGAGCGCCGGGTTCAGGAAAAGGAACACAGGCTCAACTCGTCAGGGATCGCCTCGAGTTGGCCCATATTTCGACCGGGGACATCCTCCGTTCGGAAATTGATGAAGGCTCCGAGTTGGGGCTTGCTGCCAGGAAAGTAATGGAGGCGGGAAAGCTTCTGAGCGATGAGATCATCCTGCAGATGATGCGCCAGAGGCTGATGAAGGAAGACTGTCAGGGCGGATGGATCCTGGATGGTTTTCCGAGAACTCTCGCCCAGGCGGAGGGACTTGACGGGATTCTTGAGGAGGCCGGACTGGCCATGGATCTCGGAATCCTGATACAGGTTCGTCCCGAAGAAGTGATTCAGAGATTGTCGGAAAGAAGAACCTGCAGGGACTGCGGGAAGATCTTTTGCGGCGGAGATCTGGTCTCTGAGGGTGAGGAAGTGTCGGAGGAAGGAAGTTGTCCGGTTTGTGAAGGCACCTTCTACCTGCGGGATGATGACCGCCCTGAGACGGTTCGGCAGCGCCTGGAGGTTTTTGAAGCCGAGACGGCGCCCGTTATCGATTACTTCCGGGACAGGGACAAGGTGGTGGAAATCGATGGTTCCCAGCCTGCGGACCTGGTGAGCGATGCCATCCTGTCGATTCTTCGGGATCGTTTCGCAGCGCAGTCTTGA